One segment of Pleomorphomonas sp. PLEO DNA contains the following:
- a CDS encoding FadR/GntR family transcriptional regulator yields MAGDISSLERIPRVDRVRSVMNALADHIERAGMKPGDKLPTERELSVALGVGRSTVREVIRQLQALGVAEPRVGSGTFLMRTITPGTVHMPLSLDMSHLRDALLQTLEVRRGIEVEASAVAALKHTREDVPLMDATLAEMERVHLDKGTAGREDLAFHLSIYDATHNPLFPRLLEQMRETFESFFDQPFDRPDFARRSFPFHRELFEAIVARNVALAREKTYAILEIVEEDIKDMSR; encoded by the coding sequence ATGGCCGGCGACATCTCTTCCCTGGAGCGAATTCCGCGTGTCGACCGGGTCCGCAGCGTCATGAACGCGCTCGCCGATCACATCGAACGCGCCGGTATGAAGCCGGGCGACAAACTGCCGACCGAACGCGAACTATCCGTGGCGCTCGGTGTCGGGCGATCGACCGTACGAGAAGTGATCCGGCAGTTGCAGGCGCTCGGCGTGGCCGAGCCGCGCGTTGGTTCCGGCACCTTCCTCATGCGAACGATCACGCCCGGCACGGTCCACATGCCGCTATCGCTGGACATGTCACACCTGAGGGACGCGCTGCTACAAACGCTGGAGGTGCGACGCGGCATCGAAGTGGAAGCATCGGCGGTGGCTGCCCTCAAGCATACGCGTGAGGACGTCCCGCTGATGGACGCAACGCTGGCCGAGATGGAGCGTGTCCATCTCGATAAAGGCACTGCCGGCCGGGAAGATCTCGCCTTTCACCTGTCGATCTACGACGCCACTCACAACCCGCTTTTCCCCCGCCTGCTCGAGCAGATGCGGGAGACGTTCGAAAGTTTCTTCGATCAACCATTCGACCGGCCGGACTTCGCCCGGCGGTCCTTCCCGTTCCACCGCGAACTATTCGAGGCGATCGTCGCCCGCAACGTCGCTCTGGCGCGCGAGAAGACTTACGCGATCCTCGAAATTGTCGAGGAAGACATCAAGGACATGTCCAGATGA
- a CDS encoding cupin domain-containing protein, translating to MPIGLGTRLKLARQTRGMTLKALAQAANCSESLLSKIENGKASPSLPMLHRIIKVLDKNIGWFFEESHGEEGMIFRAGTRPVLTLDPLRRGRGIALERIIPYSPGHLLQCNIHHVEVGGESAGPIQHVGEEVGYVIAGEVELIVGERKFHLMEGDAFAFNSDLPHHYRNAGDRRASIFWVNTPATF from the coding sequence ATGCCGATCGGCCTCGGTACGCGCCTCAAGCTGGCGCGCCAGACGCGCGGCATGACGCTGAAGGCGCTGGCGCAGGCCGCCAACTGCTCGGAAAGCCTGCTATCGAAGATCGAGAACGGTAAGGCGTCGCCATCGCTGCCCATGCTGCACCGGATCATTAAGGTGCTCGACAAGAATATCGGCTGGTTCTTCGAGGAATCGCACGGCGAGGAGGGGATGATCTTCCGGGCCGGCACACGGCCGGTGCTGACGCTCGATCCGCTCCGTCGCGGCCGAGGCATCGCTCTTGAGCGGATTATTCCCTATTCGCCCGGCCATCTCCTGCAGTGCAACATCCACCACGTCGAGGTGGGGGGCGAGAGCGCCGGTCCCATCCAACACGTTGGTGAGGAAGTCGGCTACGTCATAGCCGGCGAGGTCGAGTTGATCGTCGGTGAGCGCAAATTTCATTTGATGGAAGGCGATGCCTTCGCCTTCAATTCCGATCTGCCGCATCATTATCGCAATGCCGGCGATCGTCGGGCCAGCATTTTCTGGGTCAACACGCCGGCAACCTTCTAG
- a CDS encoding PLP-dependent transferase, which yields MNEEADPIKRASLIVAHDEVNAYDAVVPPIVQTSLFTFSSYDEMNQTYMGKITRPTYSRGLNPTVRHFEDMIARLEGGEDAIGFASGMAAISSTVMTFVRPGDKLLCVRHVYPDAYRLFEILLKQYGVHTVYVDGRDEAAVARELPGAALFYLESPTSWSMDALDVASLAVLARKHGVVTAIDNSWASPVFQQPLSLGVDLVLHSASKYIGGHSDVVAGVVTGSKALLGRIRSTTYPYLGGKLSPFDAWLLIRGLRTLPARMKAHEAAALHVARKLAAHPLIENVLHPGLGNTLPPGLFGTSGLFSFTFTEGVDIPKFADQLKLFKLGVSWGGHESLVVPATVVHNQAAGPNSAVDFGISPRVVRLHVGLEGAEALWADLGGAIDAARI from the coding sequence ATGAATGAGGAAGCCGACCCGATCAAGCGCGCCAGCTTGATCGTCGCCCATGATGAAGTGAACGCCTACGACGCCGTCGTGCCGCCGATCGTCCAGACGTCGCTGTTCACCTTCTCGTCCTATGACGAGATGAACCAGACCTACATGGGCAAGATAACGCGGCCAACTTACAGCCGCGGACTCAACCCGACCGTTCGCCATTTCGAGGACATGATCGCGCGGCTGGAAGGCGGCGAGGATGCCATCGGCTTTGCGTCCGGCATGGCGGCGATTTCCTCGACGGTGATGACGTTCGTCCGGCCCGGCGACAAGCTGCTCTGCGTCCGCCACGTTTACCCGGACGCTTATCGCCTGTTTGAAATTCTGCTGAAGCAGTACGGCGTTCACACTGTCTATGTCGACGGTCGTGATGAAGCCGCTGTGGCCCGCGAGCTGCCCGGCGCCGCCCTGTTTTATCTCGAAAGCCCGACGAGCTGGTCGATGGATGCGCTCGACGTCGCCTCCCTCGCGGTGCTGGCCCGCAAGCACGGCGTCGTCACGGCGATCGACAACAGTTGGGCGTCCCCAGTTTTCCAGCAGCCGCTGTCACTCGGCGTCGACCTGGTTCTGCATTCCGCCTCCAAATATATCGGCGGCCACTCGGACGTGGTTGCCGGCGTGGTGACCGGCTCGAAGGCGCTACTCGGCAGGATCCGCTCAACGACCTATCCCTATCTCGGCGGCAAATTATCGCCGTTCGACGCTTGGCTGTTGATCCGCGGCCTCAGGACGCTGCCGGCCCGCATGAAGGCGCATGAAGCGGCAGCGCTCCATGTCGCCCGCAAGCTGGCCGCCCATCCGCTCATCGAGAATGTCCTGCACCCTGGCCTCGGAAACACTCTCCCACCCGGCCTTTTCGGCACGTCGGGCCTGTTCTCGTTCACCTTCACCGAGGGCGTCGACATTCCGAAGTTTGCCGACCAGCTGAAGCTGTTCAAGCTCGGCGTCAGTTGGGGCGGGCACGAGAGCCTCGTCGTTCCGGCGACCGTCGTTCACAACCAGGCCGCCGGACCTAACTCGGCGGTGGACTTCGGCATCAGCCCGCGCGTGGTTCGCCTGCATGTCGGCCTCGAAGGCGCCGAAGCGCTATGGGCCGACCTCGGCGGCGCCATCGACGCGGCACGTATCTAG
- a CDS encoding sugar ABC transporter substrate-binding protein, with protein MNRILAIASLSTLLMAGTALADTTLKLVEVITSPERTETLKGIVKTFEDANPGTKVEIISLPWGQAFEKFATMVSAGETPDVVEMPDNWVALYSNNGALESLEPYLAKWEYTAGLTPRTLEMGRLTKNTVYQLPYGFYLRAMFYNKKLLAEAGVTEPPKTLDEFRAASEKVSKLPGKYGYCLRGGPGGLNGWVMFGASMAGNNTFFKPDGTSTFADPGWAKGIKYVVDLYKDGLAPKDSINWGFNEVVGGFYSGTCAFLDQDPDALISIAERMKPEDYGVMPFPKGPDGKAFPTIGYGGWSMFANSEHKDLSWKLIATLDSPEGNIAWNKRIGALPIHKAAESDPFYAGDQFKGWFAELADPNVTPTVMPTYLEEFAFFKDSLVIKTSQQALLGEISPDELAKQWADYMTAAQQKFLASK; from the coding sequence ATGAACAGGATTTTGGCTATCGCGTCGCTGTCGACGCTGCTTATGGCGGGCACGGCCCTTGCCGATACGACGTTGAAACTCGTCGAGGTGATCACCAGCCCCGAGCGGACCGAAACGCTCAAGGGCATCGTCAAGACGTTCGAGGATGCCAACCCCGGCACCAAGGTGGAGATCATCTCCCTGCCTTGGGGGCAAGCCTTCGAGAAATTCGCCACGATGGTTTCGGCCGGCGAGACGCCCGACGTCGTGGAGATGCCGGACAACTGGGTGGCGCTCTACTCAAATAACGGCGCCCTCGAGAGCCTCGAGCCATATCTGGCCAAATGGGAATACACCGCCGGCCTGACCCCGCGCACGCTTGAGATGGGGCGACTGACCAAGAACACCGTCTATCAGCTGCCCTACGGCTTCTATCTTCGGGCGATGTTCTACAACAAGAAGCTGCTCGCCGAGGCCGGCGTTACCGAGCCGCCGAAGACGCTCGACGAGTTCCGCGCCGCTTCCGAGAAGGTGTCGAAGCTGCCGGGCAAGTATGGGTACTGTCTGCGTGGTGGCCCGGGCGGCCTCAATGGTTGGGTCATGTTCGGCGCCTCGATGGCCGGCAACAACACCTTCTTCAAGCCGGACGGCACCTCGACCTTCGCCGACCCAGGCTGGGCCAAGGGCATCAAGTACGTCGTCGACCTCTACAAGGACGGCCTCGCCCCCAAGGACAGCATCAACTGGGGCTTCAACGAAGTCGTCGGCGGGTTCTATTCGGGCACCTGCGCCTTCCTCGACCAGGATCCGGACGCCTTGATTTCGATCGCCGAGCGCATGAAGCCTGAGGACTATGGTGTGATGCCGTTCCCGAAGGGCCCGGACGGCAAGGCGTTCCCAACCATTGGCTACGGCGGCTGGTCGATGTTCGCCAACTCCGAGCACAAGGATCTCTCCTGGAAGCTGATCGCTACGCTCGACAGCCCGGAAGGCAATATCGCCTGGAACAAGCGCATTGGCGCCCTGCCGATCCACAAGGCGGCCGAGAGCGATCCGTTCTACGCCGGAGACCAGTTCAAGGGCTGGTTCGCGGAACTCGCCGACCCCAACGTCACCCCGACGGTGATGCCGACGTATCTTGAGGAGTTTGCCTTCTTCAAGGACTCGCTGGTGATCAAGACCAGCCAGCAAGCCCTTCTCGGCGAGATCTCCCCGGACGAGCTCGCCAAGCAGTGGGCCGACTACATGACGGCGGCGCAGCAGAAGTTCCTCGCCAGCAAGTAA
- a CDS encoding carbohydrate ABC transporter permease, translating to MTRKRIVLTVLHRLAVLAYVAFALFPLFWLLKVSVTPTSLLYTEGIRMWPSQASLEHYKFVLTHSSFPTFFLNSTIVSASTAIIVTIVSSLAGYAMSRFVFRGKYWIVGLLLLTQMFPLVMLIAPMFKMLSPLGLTNSLTGLVIVYVAFNVPFATFLMQSFFDGIPKDLEDAAMIDGATRFTAFRQIILPLTLPGIAATLGFVFTAAWSELLFALMLISGEKATTFPVGLLSFVSKFSVDFGQMMAAGVLALIPACLFFLLIQRYLVQGLTAGAVKG from the coding sequence ATGACCAGAAAGCGCATTGTCCTGACCGTGTTGCACAGGCTGGCCGTCCTTGCCTATGTGGCCTTCGCCCTGTTTCCGCTGTTCTGGCTGCTCAAGGTGTCGGTGACGCCCACCAGCCTGCTCTACACCGAGGGTATCCGGATGTGGCCGTCGCAGGCGAGCCTTGAACACTACAAGTTCGTCCTGACCCACTCGAGCTTCCCGACCTTCTTCCTCAACTCGACGATCGTCTCGGCGTCGACGGCAATCATCGTCACCATCGTCTCATCGCTCGCCGGCTACGCCATGTCGCGCTTCGTCTTCCGCGGCAAATACTGGATCGTCGGTCTGCTGCTTCTGACGCAGATGTTCCCGCTGGTCATGCTGATCGCGCCGATGTTCAAGATGCTATCGCCGCTCGGACTCACCAACAGCCTCACCGGCCTCGTCATCGTCTATGTCGCCTTCAACGTGCCGTTTGCCACCTTCCTGATGCAGTCTTTCTTCGACGGTATTCCGAAGGATCTCGAGGACGCGGCGATGATCGACGGCGCCACGCGGTTCACCGCGTTTCGGCAGATTATCCTGCCGCTGACGCTGCCCGGCATCGCCGCGACACTCGGGTTCGTCTTCACGGCGGCATGGAGCGAACTGCTGTTCGCGCTGATGCTGATCTCAGGCGAAAAGGCGACCACCTTCCCGGTTGGGCTCCTGTCCTTCGTCTCCAAGTTCTCCGTCGACTTCGGGCAGATGATGGCCGCCGGCGTGCTGGCACTGATCCCGGCCTGCCTGTTCTTCCTTCTGATCCAGCGCTATCTCGTGCAGGGCCTGACGGCCGGCGCGGTGAAAGGCTGA
- a CDS encoding ABC transporter ATP-binding protein yields MASITIEAITKTFGTVPVLHDIDLSIGDGEFVVLVGPSGCGKSTLLRMIAGLEDITAGEIRIDGRRINEVAPKDRDIAMVFQSYALYPHMTVADNMSYSLKLRKTTRERIAEAVGAAAGKLGLDPLLERRPKALSGGQRQRVAMGRAIVRHPKAFLFDEPLSNLDARLREQMRAEIKRLHKSIGATSVYVTHDQIEAMTLADRIVAMHGGIIQQVGNPLDLYDRPANLFVAGFIGSPAMNFVEGHCRAGVIETDDGSQIAIPGGLHLSEGQAVTVGVRPEHVRIVAGPEAGSYAARVDLVEPTGFGTIVHVRLLGQDLKIYTLERGVAVVGQPLHIALDGARLHVFDRETTNRLG; encoded by the coding sequence ATGGCTTCCATCACCATAGAGGCAATCACCAAAACCTTCGGCACCGTGCCGGTCCTGCACGACATCGACCTTTCGATCGGCGATGGCGAATTCGTCGTGCTGGTTGGTCCGTCAGGTTGCGGCAAATCGACGTTGCTCCGGATGATCGCCGGCCTTGAGGATATTACCGCCGGCGAGATCCGCATCGACGGTCGCCGCATCAACGAAGTCGCGCCCAAGGATCGCGACATCGCAATGGTCTTTCAGTCCTATGCGCTTTATCCGCACATGACGGTGGCCGACAATATGAGCTACAGCCTGAAGCTCAGGAAGACGACCCGGGAGAGGATCGCCGAGGCGGTGGGGGCGGCGGCCGGCAAGCTGGGGCTCGATCCCCTCTTGGAGCGTCGCCCCAAGGCATTGTCCGGCGGTCAGCGTCAGCGCGTTGCCATGGGCCGGGCGATCGTGCGCCATCCCAAAGCCTTCCTATTCGACGAACCGCTCAGCAATCTCGACGCCCGGCTGCGCGAGCAAATGCGAGCGGAAATCAAGCGACTGCACAAGTCGATCGGCGCTACCTCGGTCTACGTCACCCACGACCAGATCGAGGCGATGACGCTCGCCGACCGCATCGTCGCCATGCACGGTGGCATCATCCAGCAGGTCGGCAATCCGCTTGATCTCTACGATCGGCCGGCCAACCTGTTCGTTGCCGGCTTCATTGGTTCACCAGCCATGAATTTCGTCGAGGGACATTGCCGGGCCGGCGTCATCGAGACGGACGACGGCAGCCAGATCGCCATTCCCGGTGGCCTTCATCTTTCCGAGGGACAGGCGGTGACTGTCGGCGTTCGACCTGAACACGTGCGCATCGTCGCCGGCCCGGAGGCCGGTAGCTACGCGGCGCGCGTCGATCTGGTGGAGCCGACCGGCTTCGGCACCATCGTGCATGTTCGCCTGCTGGGTCAGGACCTCAAGATCTATACGCTGGAGCGCGGCGTCGCTGTGGTTGGCCAGCCGCTGCACATCGCCCTCGACGGTGCCCGGCTACACGTTTTCGATCGCGAGACGACAAACCGCCTGGGATGA
- a CDS encoding carbohydrate ABC transporter permease, which translates to MTSTYAAAPPNGDRRTAKQKIAAYLEPWLYSAPVLILIVAIMLVPLALGVSYAFRDIRLLNPFSGAFVGLKHFRELASDSAFRGALVNTLWWTFSSVILQFLFGLILALLLNQPFKGRALAQALCFLPWAVPSFLSGLDWAWMFNPVVGPIPHWLYALGIMSEPSNILSDPKTAMWGPIIANVWWGIPFFAITMLAALQAIPKDLYEAAEIDGAGPIERFRSITVPFLAPTMAISILLRTVWIANFADLIIVMTNGGPADRTQIVASYIFTQAFRRLDFGYASAIALVLLVLLLAYSMLIVILRQTMLSRH; encoded by the coding sequence ATGACCTCCACTTACGCGGCCGCGCCGCCCAATGGCGACCGCCGAACGGCGAAGCAAAAGATCGCCGCATATCTAGAGCCATGGCTCTATTCAGCACCTGTGCTGATCTTGATCGTCGCCATCATGCTGGTGCCGCTGGCGCTCGGCGTTTCCTACGCCTTCCGCGACATCCGGTTGCTCAACCCGTTCAGCGGCGCCTTCGTCGGCCTCAAGCATTTTCGCGAGCTCGCCAGTGACAGCGCCTTTCGCGGTGCGCTGGTCAATACGCTGTGGTGGACATTCAGCTCGGTCATCCTGCAATTCCTGTTCGGTTTGATCCTGGCCTTGCTGCTCAACCAACCGTTCAAGGGGCGAGCGCTGGCGCAGGCACTTTGCTTCCTTCCCTGGGCGGTGCCGAGCTTCCTGTCGGGCCTCGACTGGGCCTGGATGTTCAACCCGGTCGTCGGGCCGATCCCCCACTGGCTCTACGCGCTGGGCATAATGTCGGAGCCCAGCAACATTCTTTCCGATCCGAAAACGGCCATGTGGGGGCCAATCATCGCCAACGTCTGGTGGGGAATCCCCTTCTTCGCCATCACCATGCTGGCGGCGTTGCAGGCGATCCCCAAGGATCTCTATGAGGCGGCGGAGATCGATGGCGCCGGTCCGATCGAACGCTTCCGGTCGATCACCGTGCCCTTCCTGGCGCCGACCATGGCCATCTCCATCCTGCTGCGGACGGTGTGGATCGCCAATTTCGCCGACCTGATCATCGTCATGACCAACGGCGGTCCGGCCGACCGGACCCAGATCGTGGCGAGCTACATATTCACCCAGGCCTTTCGCCGGCTCGACTTCGGCTACGCCTCGGCGATCGCGCTGGTGCTCCTGGTGCTGCTGCTCGCCTATTCGATGCTGATCGTCATCCTGCGCCAAACCATGCTGTCGAGGCACTGA
- a CDS encoding sugar ABC transporter ATP-binding protein translates to MSAATSDVILNINNVSKLFGPVAALKNMHLEVRAGRVHTLLGENGAGKSTLMKILAGVYHATSGSVEFCGAPYKPENPQEAAARGLTIVFQELSLCNNMTVAENILATREPSVYGFINDQALERRAAEIVRDLGLPIDVTEKVGNLSMAQRQLVEIAKGLSIDAPRLVILDEPTSSLTEAETDILFSIIDRLKAKGVAIIYISHRMEEIMRLSDDITVIRDGEYIATRQRETVTIDELIAMMVGRQMDEIYPPRLKPAPAESEAPILSVEGLSREGEFKGVSFKVRKGEILGFFGLIGSGRSEVMNALFGMKQASGSILIDGEPATITSPVDAIGRRIAFVTENRKEEGLVLAHSVEWNISMAALGRFAAALGFMRKREERKAANDEVSRLTIKTASVETPVGALSGGNQQKAVLAKWLLTQPRILILDEPTRGVDVGAKFEIYKIIRQLAAEGTAILLVSSELPEVLGMSDRLVVMHEGRLSATLPGGATPQTVMVHATGITS, encoded by the coding sequence ATGTCGGCCGCGACCAGCGACGTCATTCTCAATATCAATAACGTATCCAAGCTGTTCGGCCCGGTTGCCGCGCTGAAGAACATGCACCTCGAAGTGCGCGCCGGCCGCGTTCATACGCTGCTCGGCGAGAACGGCGCCGGCAAATCGACGCTGATGAAGATCCTGGCCGGCGTCTACCACGCCACCAGCGGAAGCGTGGAGTTCTGTGGCGCGCCCTATAAGCCGGAAAATCCGCAGGAAGCGGCAGCCAGGGGCCTCACCATCGTTTTCCAGGAACTCAGCCTGTGCAACAACATGACGGTGGCCGAGAACATCCTGGCGACGCGCGAACCGTCCGTCTATGGCTTTATCAACGATCAAGCGCTTGAGCGTCGCGCCGCCGAGATCGTCCGCGACCTCGGCCTGCCGATCGATGTCACCGAAAAGGTCGGCAATCTCTCCATGGCCCAGCGCCAGCTGGTCGAAATCGCCAAAGGGCTGTCCATCGATGCTCCCCGTCTTGTCATTCTCGATGAGCCGACCTCCTCGCTGACCGAGGCCGAGACGGATATTCTGTTCTCGATCATCGACCGGCTCAAAGCCAAGGGCGTCGCCATCATCTACATCTCGCACCGCATGGAAGAAATCATGCGGCTTTCCGACGACATCACCGTCATCCGCGACGGCGAATACATAGCCACTCGTCAGCGCGAAACGGTCACCATCGATGAGCTGATCGCCATGATGGTGGGCCGGCAGATGGACGAGATCTACCCGCCCCGTCTCAAGCCCGCCCCGGCCGAGAGTGAAGCGCCGATCCTTTCCGTCGAGGGCCTCAGCCGCGAGGGTGAGTTCAAGGGTGTTTCCTTCAAGGTTCGGAAGGGCGAAATCCTCGGCTTCTTCGGCCTGATTGGCTCCGGTCGCTCTGAGGTTATGAACGCGCTGTTCGGCATGAAGCAGGCCTCGGGTAGCATCCTCATCGACGGCGAGCCGGCAACCATCACCTCGCCGGTCGACGCCATCGGCCGACGGATCGCCTTCGTCACCGAGAACCGCAAGGAAGAGGGCCTCGTCCTCGCCCACAGCGTCGAGTGGAACATATCCATGGCGGCGCTTGGCCGCTTCGCCGCCGCGCTCGGCTTCATGCGCAAACGCGAGGAACGCAAGGCAGCGAACGACGAAGTAAGCCGGCTTACTATCAAGACGGCATCAGTCGAAACGCCGGTCGGCGCGCTGTCCGGCGGTAACCAGCAGAAGGCGGTGCTCGCCAAGTGGCTGCTGACCCAGCCGCGCATCCTGATCCTCGACGAGCCGACGCGCGGCGTCGACGTCGGCGCAAAATTCGAAATCTACAAGATCATCCGCCAACTGGCGGCCGAGGGCACGGCGATCCTGCTGGTCTCCTCCGAGCTGCCGGAAGTCCTCGGGATGAGCGATCGCCTCGTTGTCATGCACGAGGGCCGGCTCAGCGCCACGCTGCCCGGCGGAGCTACCCCACAGACGGTCATGGTCCACGCGACAGGTATCACGTCATGA
- a CDS encoding substrate-binding domain-containing protein, translating into MTIRSLARLALAGSTFAFLATSAMAAGIGASLLTQQHPFYIELADAMKAEATAKNVPLELAIANQDLNKQLSDVEDFIVKGVDVIVLSPVDSKGVKAVIEKAQKAGIKVITVDVPATDVKVTSYIGTDNYAGGVKAGELMAKELGDKGKVAIIDYPTVQSVVNRIDGFKKAIGEHKDVEIVAQQTGITRAEALAAAQNMLQANPDIQGIFGFGDDAALAAAVAVKSAGLENQVKVIGFDGMEEARKAVDTNPVMVGVIQQFPGEMGKRAVDTAIDVIAGKDVPAEQPIEPGVYTRK; encoded by the coding sequence ATGACTATTCGTTCGCTCGCTCGCCTGGCTCTCGCCGGCTCCACCTTCGCTTTTCTCGCCACGTCGGCAATGGCCGCCGGTATCGGCGCTTCGCTGCTCACCCAGCAGCATCCGTTCTACATTGAGCTCGCCGACGCCATGAAGGCCGAGGCCACCGCCAAGAACGTTCCGCTCGAGTTGGCCATCGCCAATCAGGACCTCAACAAGCAGCTCTCCGACGTCGAGGACTTCATCGTCAAGGGCGTCGACGTCATCGTGCTGTCGCCGGTCGACAGCAAGGGCGTCAAGGCCGTGATCGAGAAGGCCCAGAAGGCCGGCATCAAGGTCATCACCGTCGACGTGCCCGCAACCGACGTGAAGGTCACGTCCTATATCGGCACCGACAACTATGCTGGCGGCGTCAAGGCCGGCGAGCTTATGGCCAAGGAGCTCGGTGACAAGGGCAAGGTCGCCATCATCGACTATCCGACCGTACAGTCGGTGGTGAACCGCATCGATGGCTTCAAGAAGGCCATCGGCGAGCACAAGGACGTCGAGATCGTCGCCCAGCAGACCGGCATCACCCGCGCCGAGGCCCTGGCCGCCGCGCAGAACATGCTGCAGGCCAATCCCGACATCCAGGGCATCTTCGGCTTCGGCGACGACGCCGCGCTGGCCGCCGCCGTGGCGGTGAAGTCGGCCGGTCTTGAGAACCAGGTCAAGGTGATCGGCTTCGACGGCATGGAAGAAGCCCGCAAGGCCGTCGACACCAATCCAGTGATGGTTGGCGTCATCCAGCAGTTCCCCGGTGAGATGGGCAAGCGGGCCGTCGATACGGCCATCGACGTCATCGCTGGCAAGGACGTGCCGGCCGAGCAGCCGATCGAGCCGGGCGTCTACACTCGCAAGTGA
- a CDS encoding substrate-binding domain-containing protein, producing MRLSRILAGSALATIFAASLSPASAETFALVNINQQALFFNQINDGATAAAKAAGVDLVIYNANNVPSAQNDAIENYITQKVDGIILVAIDVNGVKPAITAAKAAGIPVIAIDAQIPGGDNVAFVGVDNTKAGEDIGKFYADYVKASMGGKATVGVVGALNSFIQNQRLDGFKKAVTASGVDVKFLDTVDGQNVQDVALSASENLMTANPTMSTLYATGEPALVGAVSAVTAQSHTDSVKVFGWDLTKQAAQGIEEGWVVAVVQQDPAGEGKAAVEALKTLKAGGKVEPIINVPVTIVTKDNVAGFKSMFQ from the coding sequence ATGCGTCTTTCCAGGATTCTCGCGGGCAGCGCCCTCGCGACCATTTTCGCCGCTAGCCTGTCGCCGGCCTCCGCCGAAACTTTTGCGCTCGTCAATATCAACCAGCAAGCGCTGTTCTTCAACCAGATCAACGATGGCGCCACGGCCGCCGCCAAGGCGGCGGGTGTCGATCTCGTCATCTATAACGCCAACAATGTTCCCTCGGCTCAGAACGACGCCATCGAGAACTATATCACCCAGAAGGTCGATGGCATCATTCTGGTGGCCATCGACGTCAACGGCGTCAAGCCGGCGATTACCGCCGCCAAGGCCGCCGGCATTCCGGTGATCGCCATCGATGCCCAGATTCCGGGTGGCGATAATGTCGCCTTCGTGGGTGTCGACAATACCAAGGCCGGCGAGGACATCGGCAAGTTCTACGCCGATTACGTCAAGGCCAGCATGGGCGGCAAGGCGACGGTGGGTGTCGTTGGCGCCCTCAACTCGTTCATCCAGAATCAGCGTCTCGACGGTTTCAAGAAGGCAGTGACGGCCAGCGGCGTCGACGTCAAATTCCTCGATACGGTCGACGGTCAGAACGTTCAGGATGTGGCGCTGTCGGCTTCGGAAAATCTGATGACTGCCAACCCGACCATGAGCACGCTCTACGCCACCGGCGAGCCGGCGCTGGTCGGCGCGGTCTCCGCCGTCACCGCCCAGAGCCATACCGACAGCGTCAAGGTGTTCGGCTGGGACCTCACCAAGCAAGCCGCCCAGGGCATCGAGGAAGGCTGGGTCGTCGCCGTCGTCCAGCAGGACCCGGCCGGCGAGGGCAAGGCGGCCGTCGAAGCGCTGAAGACGCTCAAGGCGGGTGGTAAAGTCGAGCCGATCATCAATGTCCCGGTGACCATCGTCACCAAGGACAACGTGGCCGGCTTCAAGTCGATGTTCCAGTGA